One genomic region from Metallosphaera tengchongensis encodes:
- the rrp4 gene encoding exosome complex RNA-binding protein Rrp4, with protein MSGNTKIYLQDKTVVVPGDLIAEGSFQIPWSPYIIKQDNKYYASVIGILDVKDSFFEVIPLEGSYYYPRIGDTVIALVEDIELYGWRTDIKAPYSAYLPASSLLGRPANVGEDLRRYIDIGDYVIAKVDSFDRTSDPQISVKGKGLGRVTSGTVVDILPVKVPRVIGKGKSMLETLTTETGCDVLVGQNGRVWANCPSKEKEEVLLIAIRTIEKESHTKGLTDRIKKLIKESLGDKSVTSSEA; from the coding sequence ATGTCGGGAAACACCAAGATATATCTTCAGGATAAGACAGTAGTAGTTCCAGGAGATCTAATAGCAGAGGGATCTTTCCAGATTCCTTGGTCTCCTTACATTATAAAACAAGATAACAAATATTATGCATCTGTAATAGGGATCTTAGACGTTAAGGATTCGTTCTTTGAAGTAATACCTCTAGAAGGTTCATACTACTATCCACGGATAGGAGACACGGTAATTGCCTTAGTTGAGGATATAGAGTTATATGGATGGCGAACTGACATCAAGGCACCGTATTCAGCTTATCTTCCAGCGTCGTCTCTCCTGGGAAGACCAGCAAACGTCGGAGAGGATTTAAGAAGATATATTGATATAGGCGACTACGTGATAGCCAAGGTAGACAGTTTTGATAGGACGTCTGATCCGCAGATATCTGTTAAGGGAAAGGGACTAGGTAGAGTTACCTCAGGAACAGTAGTGGATATACTACCTGTAAAGGTTCCAAGGGTAATTGGGAAGGGTAAAAGTATGCTGGAGACGCTAACAACTGAGACCGGCTGTGATGTTTTGGTTGGACAAAATGGAAGGGTTTGGGCTAACTGTCCTTCAAAGGAGAAGGAGGAGGTACTTCTTATAGCCATTAGGACGATAGAAAAAGAGTCCCATACTAAAGGACTAACTGATAGAATTAAAAAACTGATAAAAGAATCATTAGGTGATAAGAGTGTTACAAGTTCAGAAGCCTAA
- the rrp41 gene encoding exosome complex exonuclease Rrp41, translating to MLQVQKPKLILDDGRRLDGRKPDELRPMKLEIGVLKNADGSSLVEVGNTKIMAAVYGPREMHPRHLALPNRATLRVRYHMTPFSTDERKSPAPSRREIELSKVIREALESSILVEQFPRSSIDIFMEVIQADAGTRLASLMAASLAVVDAGIPVRDVIAAVAVGKADGVIVLDLNEPEDMWGEADMPVAMMPSLGQISLIQLNGHMTQDEFKKALDLAYKGIETIYSMEKEVLKNKFSEIHEEGT from the coding sequence GTGTTACAAGTTCAGAAGCCTAAATTAATCTTAGATGATGGAAGAAGGCTGGATGGTAGAAAACCAGACGAATTAAGGCCGATGAAACTAGAGATTGGAGTCCTAAAGAACGCTGACGGTTCATCTTTGGTAGAAGTTGGAAATACTAAGATAATGGCGGCTGTATACGGCCCTAGGGAAATGCATCCAAGGCATTTAGCACTTCCCAACAGAGCTACATTAAGGGTTAGATATCACATGACTCCTTTCTCAACAGATGAGAGGAAAAGTCCAGCTCCAAGTAGAAGAGAGATAGAGCTTTCAAAGGTAATAAGAGAGGCCCTAGAATCGTCAATTTTGGTGGAACAGTTTCCAAGATCCTCTATTGATATATTTATGGAAGTTATTCAGGCAGATGCAGGGACGAGACTGGCGTCATTAATGGCTGCTTCCCTTGCTGTGGTAGACGCAGGGATACCTGTTAGAGACGTTATAGCTGCTGTAGCAGTAGGGAAGGCGGACGGAGTCATCGTTCTAGATCTAAATGAACCGGAAGACATGTGGGGGGAAGCTGACATGCCCGTAGCAATGATGCCGTCTCTTGGGCAAATTAGTCTTATTCAGCTCAATGGACACATGACGCAGGACGAATTTAAAAAAGCTCTTGATCTAGCCTATAAAGGAATAGAAACTATATATAGTATGGAAAAAGAAGTCCTGAAGAACAAGTTTTCAGAAATTCACGAAGAGGGAACGTAA
- the rrp42 gene encoding exosome complex protein Rrp42: MSMTPIKENVVPLIKKESIITLLERGIRSDGRKFNDYRQISITLNYAKKADGSALVKLGDTTVLAGVKIAEDEPYPDTPNQGNLVVNAELLPLAYETFEPGPPDENAIELSRVVDRSLRDSKAIDLTSLVIDPGKKVWTVWVDISVLDYGGNVLDACTLAAVAALYDTKLPKVVNDNGTINIIKEEKVSPFPIRYPVATSTLAKIGKFLVLDPDLEEEGIMDAKISFSYIPSGHIVGIQKSGEGSFSKQEIEIAESMASVGSQKLLEELKNQLGIKGGES, encoded by the coding sequence ATGTCTATGACACCTATTAAGGAAAACGTTGTACCTTTGATTAAGAAGGAGAGCATAATAACTCTCCTTGAGAGAGGAATTAGATCAGATGGTAGAAAATTTAATGATTACAGGCAAATTTCAATCACTCTTAATTACGCAAAAAAAGCCGATGGTTCTGCCTTGGTAAAACTGGGCGATACTACTGTCCTAGCTGGGGTTAAAATAGCGGAGGATGAACCTTATCCGGATACTCCAAATCAAGGAAATCTTGTAGTTAATGCCGAGTTATTACCCTTAGCTTACGAAACGTTTGAACCTGGTCCTCCAGATGAAAACGCAATAGAGTTGTCCAGAGTTGTAGACAGAAGCCTGAGGGATTCAAAGGCCATAGATTTGACTTCACTTGTTATAGACCCAGGGAAGAAGGTTTGGACAGTATGGGTTGACATATCCGTGCTCGATTATGGGGGCAACGTGCTAGACGCTTGTACATTAGCTGCTGTGGCCGCATTATATGATACTAAATTGCCAAAGGTTGTCAACGATAACGGTACCATAAACATAATAAAAGAGGAAAAAGTAAGTCCATTTCCAATAAGATATCCAGTAGCTACTTCTACTTTGGCCAAAATAGGGAAGTTTCTAGTTTTGGATCCAGATCTTGAGGAAGAGGGAATTATGGATGCAAAAATTTCATTTTCATATATTCCTAGCGGTCACATAGTAGGAATTCAGAAATCAGGAGAGGGAAGTTTTAGTAAACAAGAGATCGAAATAGCTGAAAGCATGGCTTCGGTGGGAAGTCAGAAATTATTAGAAGAGCTTAAAAACCAGTTAGGCATTAAAGGTGGTGAAAGCTGA
- a CDS encoding 50S ribosomal protein L37ae encodes MARKKVVGVAGRFGPRYGSSLRKRWNEIMEKRYSDHVCPICKTSGKVYRIASGVWSCNKCGSKWAGSAYTPS; translated from the coding sequence ATGGCTCGTAAGAAAGTTGTGGGTGTTGCAGGCAGGTTTGGTCCTAGGTATGGATCGTCCCTTAGAAAAAGATGGAACGAAATAATGGAAAAACGATATTCGGATCACGTTTGTCCCATTTGTAAAACCAGTGGAAAAGTCTACAGAATAGCTTCTGGGGTTTGGAGTTGCAATAAGTGTGGTAGTAAATGGGCCGGCTCGGCATATACGCCGAGTTGA
- a CDS encoding prefoldin subunit beta encodes MAERIPPDLQTQLLKLQQLQSQLERLTYEKSVIESELREVNEVLKELASIPQDSPIYKIVGNLLVKQNISNVQNELNERKELLELKSRTYQKQEGLLRKQFEDLQKKVNELVQKYYPQGTPGSAPPKA; translated from the coding sequence ATGGCAGAAAGAATCCCACCTGATTTACAAACTCAGTTGTTGAAGTTGCAACAACTTCAAAGTCAATTAGAGAGGCTCACCTATGAGAAAAGCGTAATCGAGAGCGAGCTAAGGGAAGTCAACGAAGTTTTAAAGGAGTTAGCAAGTATTCCCCAAGACTCACCGATCTACAAGATAGTAGGAAATTTATTAGTAAAACAGAATATAAGCAATGTTCAAAATGAGTTGAACGAAAGAAAAGAACTACTTGAGCTCAAGAGCAGGACATATCAAAAACAGGAGGGTCTTCTTAGAAAGCAATTCGAGGATCTTCAGAAGAAAGTCAACGAGCTAGTCCAGAAGTACTATCCGCAGGGAACTCCGGGATCTGCGCCTCCAAAGGCTTAA
- the xpf gene encoding 3'-flap repair endonuclease Xpf produces the protein MLRIYVDTREAQSGIPDLLRENGVTVFFQQLSVGDYVIAQDVVIERKNVFDLLSSIFDKRFFDQLARLKTTYLNTFLLIEGSLEAVRSVTEKWKILNSALVSAAIDYDAKIIYSANKKDSADVILSIIKRYQNGTNNKGPIVLHDKPKFETIDQIQLYVVESLPRVGGKTAVKLLTEFNTIKDLCNSSVADIEKAIGSRKTAELIYKIFNTPYSTRQSNKISSLSEFIDNDKT, from the coding sequence GTGTTGAGAATTTATGTTGACACAAGGGAAGCTCAGTCAGGCATTCCTGATTTACTTAGGGAAAATGGAGTAACGGTTTTTTTCCAGCAATTATCTGTAGGGGATTACGTAATAGCTCAGGACGTTGTGATAGAACGAAAGAACGTTTTTGACTTATTGAGTTCGATTTTTGACAAGCGATTCTTTGATCAGCTAGCAAGACTGAAAACTACCTATCTTAATACATTCCTTCTAATTGAAGGAAGCTTAGAAGCGGTAAGATCAGTTACGGAGAAATGGAAAATCCTTAATTCAGCTTTAGTATCGGCAGCAATAGATTATGACGCCAAGATTATTTACTCTGCCAACAAGAAGGACAGCGCAGACGTAATTCTTTCCATTATTAAAAGATATCAAAACGGGACGAACAATAAGGGTCCCATTGTTCTCCACGATAAACCGAAATTTGAGACTATTGACCAAATTCAGCTTTATGTGGTAGAGTCTTTGCCAAGGGTAGGCGGTAAAACCGCAGTGAAATTATTGACGGAGTTCAATACCATAAAAGACCTTTGTAACTCCTCAGTAGCCGATATCGAGAAAGCCATAGGAAGCAGGAAAACGGCTGAACTTATCTATAAGATATTCAATACTCCCTACTCCACTCGTCAATCCAATAAGATATCTTCTCTCTCTGAGTTCATAGATAATGATAAGACGTAA